The following are encoded in a window of Phaseolus vulgaris cultivar G19833 chromosome 3, P. vulgaris v2.0, whole genome shotgun sequence genomic DNA:
- the LOC137806385 gene encoding putative pentatricopeptide repeat-containing protein At1g26500: MLLLRRTAMLTFSNPFSLQLLRRLHHHPISPVNPDHLLRVCTVLYQQQNSTESRFTSKLVSCEFELTHEFFLQVCNKFPYSWRPVYRFFLYTESQPGFKHTTVSTNKMLDVVGKSRNIDLFWELLNDVACRRLVNDKTFVIALRILGGARELKKCVEFFHLMNSNGCEYKLGTLNNVVEAMCKCKLVEEAKFVVFKLREFVRPDGVTYKWLVGGYCDKGDLVEASKIWNLMEDEGFEPDMDAVEKMMEAFFKVNQYGEALRLFETMRFKRMDELGVSTYGLVIRWLCKKGMMAQAHEVFEEMRQRGVRVDNSTLGHIVYGLMTRRRVREAYQVVEGIEEPDLSVYHGLMKGLLRLRRASEATQVFREMLRRGCEPNMHTYIMLLQGHLGRRGRKGSDPLVNFDTIFVGGMVKAGKSREATKYVERVMNRGMEVPRFDYNKFLYYFSNEEGVCMFEEVAKKLREVGLFDLADILESYGQKMATRDRRKNRSPTAADTKD, encoded by the coding sequence ATGCTTCTTCTCCGGCGAACCGCCATGCTAACATTCTCAAACCCCTTCTCCCTCCAACTCCTCCGCCGCCTTCACCACCACCCCATTTCTCCGGTGAACCCGGACCACCTCCTCCGAGTCTGCACCGTCCTCTACCAGCAGCAGAACTCGACCGAGTCACGATTCACCTCCAAACTCGTATCGTGCGAGTTCGAACTCACCCACGAGTTCTTCCTTCAAGTATGCAACAAATTCCCGTATTCATGGCGTCCCGTTTACCGCTTCTTCCTCTACACAGAGTCCCAGCCTGGCTTCAAGCACACCACCGTCTCCACCAACAAGATGCTCGACGTCGTAGGCAAGTCTCGCAACATCGACCTTTTCTGGGAACTCCTCAACGACGTGGCGTGTCGTCGTCTCGTTAACGACAAGACCTTCGTGATCGCGTTGAGGATTTTGGGGGGTGCAAGGGAGCTCAAGAAGTGCGTGGAGTTTTTCCACTTGATGAATTCCAATGGGTGTGAATACAAGTTGGGGACTTTGAACAATGTGGTTGAGGCAATGTGTAAGTGCAAGCTTGTTGAGGAGGCAAAGTTTGTTGTTTTCAAGTTGCGGGAGTTCGTTAGGCCTGATGGGGTGACTTACAAGTGGTTGGTTGGAGGGTACTGTGATAAGGGTGATTTGGTTGAGGCTTCAAAAATTTGGAATTTGATGGAGGATGAGGGGTTTGAGCCTGATATGGATGCTGTTGAGAAAATGATGGAGGCCTTTTTTAAGGTGAATCAGTATGGTGAGGCTCTGAGGCTCTTTGAGACAATGAGGTTCAAGAGGATGGATGAACTTGGGGTTTCAACTTATGGGCTAGTGATTAGGTGGTTGTGTAAGAAGGGGATGATGGCACAGGCGCATGAGGTGTTTGAGGAAATGCGCCAGAGGGGTGTTCGAGTTGATAACTCCACTCTGGGGCATATTGTGTATGGACTTATGACTAGGCGTAGGGTTAGAGAGGCTTATCAAGTTGTTGAGGGGATTGAGGAGCCGGATTTGAGCGTGTATCATGGGTTGATGAAGGGGCTTTTGAGGCTGAGAAGGGCGAGTGAGGCGACGCAGGTGTTTAGGGAGATGTTAAGGAGAGGTTGCGAGCCGAATATGCACACATACATAATGCTGCTGCAAGGGCATTTGGGGAGGAGGGGGAGGAAGGGGTCTGATCCGCTTGTTAATTTTGACACTATTTTTGTTGGGGGTATGGTGAAGGCAGGGAAGTCACGGGAAGCTACTAAGTATGTGGAGAGGGTTATGAACAGAGGAATGGAGGTGCCAAGATTTGATTATAACAAGTTTTTGTACTACTTTTCAAACGAGGAAGGTGTGTGTATGTTTGAGGAGGTGGCCAAAAAGTTGAGAGAGGTGGGGCTGTTTGATTTGGCAGACATACTTGAGAGTTATGGGCAGAAAATGGCTACTAGAGATAGGAGAAAAAACAGAAGTCCAACTGCTGCAGATACTAAGGACTGA
- the LOC137806384 gene encoding probable methyltransferase PMT5, whose product MRSSWFNKLSIIIGHKSPVNWLFLCLISLLLLIFVLGSSSSNIVDLAPHVPVSLIYTNYRRVKEQAAVDYLELRSVARGISRQREFDLCGKERENFVPCYNVSANLLSGFKEGEEFDRHCELLVEAERCLVRPPKEYKIPFQWPTGRDVIWSGNVKITKNQFLSSGSMTKRLMLLEENQIAFHPEDDRVKDYSRQLAQMIGLGSDKEFPQAGVRTILDITCGFGSFAAHLASLNIRTVCVAAYEATGSQVQLALERGLPAVIGNFVARQLPFTSLSYDIVHCAQCGIFWDEKDGIFLIEIDRVLKPGGYFVLTSTPSKTQESSSKMKRRNMLKPMEELTQQLCWTLLAQQDETFIWKKTADINCYASRKKHAIPLCKEYDDVQSYYRPLQPCISGTSSKRWIPIQNRSSGSDLSSAELKINGVQSEDYFEDLKFWRSTLKNYWSLLTPLIFSDHPKRPGDEDPLPPFNMIRNVMDMSTQYGGLNTALLEEKKSVWVMNVVPATVSNSLPLILDKGFVGVMHDWCEPFPTYPRTYDMLHGSGLLSHITSERCSMMNLFLEMDRILRPEGWVILSDDKRTIEMARALTAQVRWEARVIDLQNGSDQRLLVCQKPFLKK is encoded by the exons ATGAGAAGCTCGTGGTTCAATAAGTTATCCATCATCATTGGCCATAAATCCCCTGTGAACTGGTTATTCTTGTGCCTGATCAGCTTGCTTCTGCTGATTTTTGTTCTAGGTTCGTCTTCTTCTAATATTGTTGATCTGGCACCTCATGTTCCGGTGTCTCTCATATACACAAACTATAGGAGGGTTAAGGAACAAGCGGCGGTTGATTATTTAGAGCTAAGGTCTGTGGCAAGGGGTATCTCTAGACAAAGAGAATTTGACCTCTGTGGCAAGGAAAGAGAGAATTTTGTGCCTTGTTACAATGTTTCAGCCAATTTGTTATCTGGGTTTAAAGAAGGAGAAGAGTTTGATAGGCACTGTGAACTGTTAGTTGAAGCAGAAAGGTGTTTGGTTCGTCCTCCTAAGGAATATAAAATTCCCTTCCAATGGCCAACTGGCAGGGATGTTATATGGAGTGGAAATGTAAAGATAACCAAAAACCAATTTCTTTCATCTGGAAGTATGACCAAAAG GTTAATGCTTCTAGAAGAGAACCAAATTGCTTTCCACCCGGAGGATGACCGTGTGAAAGATTACTCTCGTCAACTTGCACAGATGATTGGCTTGGGAAGTGACAAAGAGTTTCCTCAAGCTGGT GTTCGCACTATACTAGACATTACTTGTGGATTTGGTAGCTTTGCAGCTCATTTGGCATCACTGAATATAAGGACAGTTTGCGTTGCTGCATATGAGGCAACAGGTAGCCAGGTTCAGTTGGCCCTTGAGAGGGGCCTTCCTGCTGTGATTGGCAACTTTGTTGCAAGACAACTTCCATTTACTTCATTATCATATGACATAGTTCACTGTGCTCAATGTGGCATCTTTTGGGATGAAAAAG ATGGAATTTTCCTCATAGAAATTGACCGTGTTCTTAAACCTGGAGGATACTTTGTGTTAACCTCGACCCCAAGCAAGACACAGGAAAGTTCATCAAAAATGAAAAGGAGGAATATGTTGAAGCCAATGGAAGAACTGACCCAGCAACTCTGTTGGACTCTTCTAGCTCAGCAAGATGAGACATTCATCTGGAAGAAAACTGCTGACATCAATTGCTATGCATCTCG AAAGAAGCATGCTATACCATTATGCAAAGAATATGATGATGTTCAATCATATTATCGGCCTCTTCAACCATGTATAAGTGGGACCTCTAGCAAGCGCTGGATTCCAATACAGAATAGATCCTCTGGATCGGATTTAAGCTCTGCGGAACTTAAAATTAATGGA GTTCAGTCTGAAGATTATTTTGAAGACTTAAAATTCTGGAGATCAACTCTCAAGAACTATTGGTCTTTGCTTACACCTCTAATTTTCTCCGATCATCCAAAGAGACCGGGAGATGAAGATCCATTACCTCCATTTAACATGATTCGTAATGTAATGGACATGAGTACTCAATATGGGGGGTTGAACACTGCCCTTCTGGAAGAGAAAAAATCAGTTTGGGTCATGAATGTTGTTCCTGCTACAGTGTCTAATTCACTTCCTCTTATACTAGATAAAGGTTTTGTTGGTGTTATGCATGACTG GTGTGAACCTTTCCCTACGTACCCCCGGACGTATGATATGCTTCACGGGAGTGGACTTCTTTCTCATATCACTTCAGAGAGATGCAGCATGATGAACCTATTCTTAGAGATGGACAGAATACTGCGTCCAGAG GGATGGGTCATTCTTTCTGATGACAAGCGAACTATAGAGATGGCACGCGCACTCACTGCACAAGTACGTTGGGAAGCAAGGGTAATTGATCTTCAGAATGGAAGTGACCAGCGACTTCTTGTTTGCCAGAAACCATTTCTGAAAAAATGA
- the LOC137806383 gene encoding 14-3-3-like protein GF14 iota, with the protein MAAEKERDTQVYLAKLAEQAERYEEMVECMKKVAKLDLDLTVEERNLLSVGYKNVIGARRASWRIMSSIEQKEEAKSNEHNVKLIKSYRQKVEDELSKICGDILTIIDKHLIPSSASAEASVFYYKMKGDYFRYLAEFKIDQERKDAAEQSLKGYEAASATANTDLPSTHPIRLGLALNFSVFYYEIMNSPERACHLAKQAFDEAIAELDTLSEESYKDSTLIMQLLRDNLTLWTSDLPEDGGEDNIKAEEGKPTEPEH; encoded by the exons ATGGCTGCCGAGAAAGAGAGAGACACACAGGTTTACTTGGCCAAACTTGCCGAGCAGGCTGAGAGATACGAAG AAATGGTTGAGTGTATGAAGAAAGTAGCAAAACTTGATCTTGATCTAACTGTGGAAGAAAGGAACCTCCTGTCAGTGGGATACAAAAATGTCATTGGTGCACGGAGGGCCTCCTGGCGCATAATGTCCTCAATTGAGCAGAAGGAAGAGGCTAAGAGTAATGAGCACAATGTCAAACTGATCAAGAGTTACCGCCAAAAAGTTGAGGATGAACTCTCTAAAATTTGTGGTGACATTCTCACTATTATAGACAAGCACCTGATTCCTTCTTCTGCATCAGCAGAAGCTAGTGTTTTCTACTATAAGAT GAAAGGTGATTATTTTCGGTATCTTGCTGAGTTCAAGATTGACCAAGAAAGGAAAGATGCAGCTGAGCAGTCACTGAAAGGATATGAG GCTGCTTCAGCCACTGCAAACACAGATCTTCCATCAACACATCCAATTCGTCTTGGACTTGCACTCAATTTCTCTGTCTTTTATTACGAGATAATGAACTCTCCTGAAAG GGCCTGCCATTTGGCTAAACAAGCTTTTGATGAGGCAATTGCAGAATTGGACACCCTGAGTGAAGAGTCATACAAGGACAGCACTTTGATCATGCAGCTGTTGAGAGACAACCTGACATTGTGGACCTCTGATTTGCCAGAGGATGGAG GTGAGGACAACATAAAAGCTGAAGAAGGCAAACCTACCGAGCCTGAG CATTGA